Below is a genomic region from Argiope bruennichi chromosome 11, qqArgBrue1.1, whole genome shotgun sequence.
CATCAAGCCAacaaagttcattaaaaatatatatttatataaaaataactaaaaaacgcgCATCTTCTAGAAATTTTTAAGCGTTGTCTCTATATAACATGTTTATAAATCATATTCTTTAAATCtctctcttcatttttatttaattagtttcattaaagcTTTTAATCTTTAGTCCATGTGCATTTAAAACTATGGAAAcgaaactatgaaaataaaagaaaagttttatttcattaaaaaaaaactggcaacataaattgttgctgttagaaacatacaaaaataggacttgaaaatcactttttaacccCTAACTCGCAATAATTGCTACTGtcgaaaaactttaaaagcaaaagTTGTACGTTTTAATGCGGTgctaatttgatttttcaatattaaggaagatatacggccgtattcaccaaccgttgttaaacatcagctgatgattaaacgctgatcagcagtcaaatcggtattcaccaCACCAAATCGGTTGACGATTTCCCCCTgttttgccccattttttgattcacggacttccgataatcaaatttgatcaacggttttccgcatgcgcagttctcaagaaggacaactgttacattagttttcaaacaaacatggaggatttagatacattggaattattgcagttgatatcagattggaggtgaataatttacactgacagagtttctgatgttgatttgttagatgaatgtgattttgtttccaatgcattttatctttgagaaggagaaattaagcaccaatatcttacgaaacagtgctgtaactactgaagagaaaattgtgtattgccttacGTTTTTTTTGCTTCAGGAAGTCCTCAACAAAATAATTGATGATTTCAATCAAACTAGCCAGTCATCATGTTGCcgggctataaatgaagtatctagatgtatagctgaaatgaggccaagattcatttacctaccaaataatgaatctgagcgacttgaggtatgtttacatttatcccttttacatcgt
It encodes:
- the LOC129956444 gene encoding uncharacterized protein LOC129956444, coding for MNVILFPMHFIFEKEKLSTNILRNSAVTTEEKIVYCLTFFLLQEVLNKIIDDFNQTSQSSCCRAINEVSRCIAEMRPRFIYLPNNESERLEIKDLQRYGRNKEQPFPPEKRKEKKERKATNKKIFFICLVIIIQDCFLYF